From Elephas maximus indicus isolate mEleMax1 chromosome 1, mEleMax1 primary haplotype, whole genome shotgun sequence, a single genomic window includes:
- the LOC126079063 gene encoding HLA class II histocompatibility antigen, DO alpha chain yields MVLSGVLALGLHILVTLLSTQEAGAIQADHMGSYGPAFYQSYDASGQFTHEFDGEQLFSVDLKTKEAVWRLPEFGNFARFDPQGGLASIALIKAHLDALVERSNRTRATSVPPKVTVLPKYRVELGQPNVLICIVDNIFPPVINITWLHNGQKITKGVAQTSFYSQPDHLFRKFYYLTFVPSAEDVYDCKVEHWGLEEPLLKHWEPYTPTPLPDTTETFICALGLAIGLVGFLVGTIFIISGTCLSSTPRQRPF; encoded by the exons ATGGTACTCAGTGGGGTGCTAGCCCTGGGACTCCACATCTTGGTGACTCTCCTGAGCACTCAGGAAGCAGGGGCCATCCAAG CTGACCACATGGGCTCCTATGGACCAGCCTTCTACCAGTCTTACGATGCCTCGGGTCAGTTCACCCATGAATTTGATGGGGAACAACTCTTCTCTGTGGACCTGAAGACAAAGGAGGCTGTGTGGCGTCTGCCTGAGTTTGGCAACTTTGCCCGCTTTGACCCGCAGGGTGGGCTGGCCAGCATCGCTCTGATCAAAGCCCATCTGGACGCCTTGGTGGAACGCTCCAATCGCACCAGAGCCACAAGCG TGCCTCCAAAGGTGACCGTGCTCCCCAAGTACAGAGTGGAGCTGGGCCAGCCCAACGTCCTCATCTGCATTGTGGACAACATCTTCCCCCCTGTCATCAACATCACCTGGCTGCATAATGGTCAGAAAATCACCAAGGGTGTGGCCCAGACCAGCTTCTATTCCCAGCCTGACCATTTATTCCGAAAGTTCTACTACTTAACCTTCGTGCCCTCAGCCGAAGATGTCTATGACTGCAAAGTGGAGCACTGGGGCCTAGAGGAGCCGCTCCTCAAGCACTGGG agCCCTACACACCTACCCCGCTACCAGACACCACAGAGACCTTCATCTGTGCCCTGGGTCTGGCCATCGGCCTGGTGGGCTTCCTCGTGGGCACCATCTTCATCATCAGTGGCACGTGCTTGTCCAGCACCCCCAG GCAACGGCCCTTCTAA